One Gimesia aquarii DNA segment encodes these proteins:
- a CDS encoding DUF3386 family protein, translating into MRLNSFLHRELKQWGLAGLIVLLTLSVTLQWTPAEVESQLVSNPNKAEATKLYQKAREARAVWRDFPGFSADVTVLYNGKKTQGKLTADQDFQVKLTLEDDQLLEWSLPKLKSVIGHRKYRLQKPIPATFADAQLDHPLGRLVNIDGKHVSFRLKDDVMTEVHRRSQKSWFTISTLDVWRTKEGSVLPRDTSVTYRNPKTGAITSNRSNTFSFKRVGHFDLPETMLTVECSENFDRNVGSIKLSNHRLLTPTSISQTK; encoded by the coding sequence ATGAGATTAAATTCATTTTTGCATAGAGAACTGAAACAGTGGGGCTTAGCCGGGCTCATCGTCTTACTGACCTTGTCAGTGACACTACAATGGACTCCCGCTGAAGTTGAATCGCAACTGGTTTCAAATCCGAATAAAGCAGAGGCGACAAAACTCTATCAAAAAGCCAGAGAAGCTCGCGCCGTCTGGCGTGATTTCCCAGGATTCAGTGCCGATGTGACTGTGCTTTATAACGGTAAAAAGACACAGGGAAAACTGACAGCCGATCAAGATTTCCAAGTCAAACTCACTCTGGAGGATGATCAACTACTGGAATGGAGCCTGCCGAAACTGAAATCCGTCATCGGCCATCGCAAGTACCGCCTGCAAAAACCGATCCCCGCCACTTTTGCGGATGCTCAATTAGATCATCCACTCGGCCGCTTAGTGAATATCGATGGTAAGCACGTTTCCTTTCGCTTAAAGGACGATGTCATGACCGAAGTCCATCGGCGTTCCCAAAAATCATGGTTCACAATTTCGACACTCGACGTCTGGCGCACTAAAGAGGGCTCTGTTCTGCCTCGCGACACTTCAGTGACCTATCGTAACCCCAAAACGGGAGCGATTACGTCCAATCGCAGTAATACCTTTTCTTTTAAAAGAGTAGGTCATTTTGATTTGCCGGAAACGATGTTGACTGTGGAATGCAGTGAAAACTTTGATAGAAACGTCGGTTCGATCAAGCTGTCAAACCATCGTTTACTCACTCCCACGTCAATTTCACAAACAAAGTAA
- a CDS encoding TfoX/Sxy family protein — MTMPQNRPLTDLKNIGKKIAERLNKIGISSEAELRKVGAIQAHKKLKAKYPNETLPVCYYLYSFEGALHDQHWNDLSVERKQKLKESIS, encoded by the coding sequence ATGACCATGCCACAAAATCGACCGCTCACTGATCTAAAAAATATAGGAAAGAAAATTGCTGAACGTCTTAATAAAATCGGAATTTCTTCTGAGGCGGAGCTACGAAAAGTAGGCGCAATACAAGCACACAAAAAGCTCAAAGCAAAGTACCCTAATGAAACTCTGCCTGTCTGTTATTATTTGTACTCATTTGAGGGAGCACTTCATGATCAACACTGGAATGATTTGAGTGTAGAACGAAAACAGAAACTGAAAGAAAGTATCAGCTGA
- a CDS encoding GNAT family N-acetyltransferase: MNKITVRQAVLTDIDVLVPLFDSYRQFYGRSSDLGAVSEFLSARFNHGESVLFIAFDADTPVGFTQLYPSFSSVSLSRIFILNDLFVTAEGRRKRVGTRLLSAAVDYAKSLNAVRLTLSTEITNKSAQALYESAGWKQDDQFDVYHFTL, from the coding sequence ATGAACAAGATTACTGTCAGACAAGCCGTTCTCACCGATATTGATGTACTTGTACCTTTATTTGACAGTTACCGCCAGTTTTATGGACGCTCCAGTGATCTTGGTGCGGTAAGTGAATTTCTCTCTGCACGTTTCAATCATGGAGAATCCGTATTATTCATTGCCTTTGATGCTGATACACCGGTTGGTTTCACTCAGCTCTACCCAAGTTTTTCTTCAGTTTCGCTGTCCAGAATATTTATTCTCAACGATCTCTTCGTCACAGCTGAGGGACGTCGAAAAAGAGTTGGTACCCGGCTTCTATCAGCCGCCGTTGATTATGCCAAATCCTTAAATGCAGTTCGTCTCACATTGTCTACTGAAATAACCAACAAGTCAGCACAAGCCCTGTACGAGTCAGCTGGTTGGAAACAAGATGATCAGTTCGATGTCTACCACTTTACTTTGTAG
- a CDS encoding DUF1559 domain-containing protein, translating into MSPLKHTRRAFTLIELLVVIAIIAILIALLLPAVQQAREAARRSSCKNNMKQIGLAMHNYHDVHTSLPMGGNNQLFSPFTAILPYLDQTNLQNLYDFDLFYTDPANLDALNRTITIYLCPTMVLPRAVPNLSCAERGGPTSYGASTGIHDGRSGNPDGMFPGQNHASVKPTLFRDVTDGLSNTIMCGEFNYRLEDYLWSGHSSSCPGDPAVQGTPRWGSHRWGGSYPGVALGHTGGDFNVNLSANRSTWRSDHIGGAHFLLGDGAVRFVSENIDAGALDALATKSGGEVIGEF; encoded by the coding sequence ATGTCACCTCTCAAGCATACTAGACGCGCATTCACCCTCATTGAACTGCTGGTGGTCATCGCCATTATCGCAATTCTCATCGCATTACTGCTTCCTGCCGTACAACAGGCCCGTGAAGCGGCTCGCCGTTCTTCCTGTAAAAACAACATGAAACAAATTGGCTTGGCAATGCACAATTATCATGATGTGCATACCTCGCTTCCCATGGGTGGAAATAATCAATTATTTAGCCCTTTTACAGCAATCCTACCCTACCTGGATCAGACCAATTTACAAAACCTGTATGATTTCGATCTCTTCTATACGGATCCAGCAAACTTAGATGCACTGAACCGGACAATTACAATTTACCTCTGCCCAACAATGGTGCTTCCTCGGGCAGTGCCTAACTTATCTTGTGCAGAGCGAGGGGGACCAACCAGTTATGGTGCTTCGACTGGAATTCATGATGGACGATCTGGTAACCCAGATGGAATGTTCCCTGGACAAAATCATGCGTCTGTAAAGCCCACGCTTTTTCGAGATGTCACTGATGGATTATCAAATACGATCATGTGCGGTGAATTTAATTACCGACTTGAAGACTACTTATGGTCAGGCCATTCCTCGTCATGCCCCGGTGACCCTGCAGTTCAAGGCACACCACGTTGGGGAAGTCATCGATGGGGGGGAAGTTATCCTGGAGTTGCCTTAGGACACACAGGTGGTGACTTTAATGTCAATCTTAGTGCGAATCGTTCCACCTGGAGGAGTGACCATATCGGTGGTGCTCACTTCCTGTTAGGAGATGGCGCAGTTCGCTTTGTGAGTGAAAATATTGATGCCGGAGCCCTGGATGCGCTTGCTACTAAATCTGGAGGTGAAGTCATCGGCGAATTTTAA
- a CDS encoding kelch repeat-containing protein → MRPFQWMTTVACLLALFVSNQAQAHFLWLLPQAEGKNNAAKVQLYFGEAAEPDDPDLLKRLTKIKVWEKSPNGKLQPYSLTEGDDSLFVTPNPKGAGKAAYGLDHTYGVISRGDSQFLLKYYAKAFPQKSQGVWNKISCSKELPLEIVPVLKGEEVTLQVNWNGKPLADAELKIIGPKTSSESVTATTNAEGQFQTKLSNGIYSIRAKHTEQKKGEHNGDKYDSVRHYSTLTLPYVSLSKSNKTVATKSTPAVKSKYPQLPDAISSFGAAVSGDYLYVYSGHIGRAHQHSAENLSQKFQRLNLKHPKGWESLPLKTPLQGLAMAPHGDSVYRVGGLSVTNKKKEESKMNSIPTVERYSPEKKTWESIPSMPTGRSSHDSVFLGDHLYVVGGWTMQNGIDSIWQEDMVVLDASAENPQWKAIKQPFQRRALSAAAHQGKIYVMGGIDSGGDISHEVDIYCPETGKWSKGPEIPGSTMNGFGTTAWSIDGNLYVSVMDGGVYQLDQKNQKWKKVSSLTTPRFFHRLLPDGNGGLIAIGGASRKGHLKSIEQVKLN, encoded by the coding sequence ATGAGACCATTTCAATGGATGACTACAGTCGCCTGTCTTTTGGCATTATTCGTATCCAATCAGGCCCAGGCACACTTCCTCTGGCTCTTGCCACAAGCGGAAGGCAAAAATAACGCTGCCAAAGTACAGCTCTATTTCGGTGAGGCCGCCGAGCCTGATGATCCCGACTTACTAAAACGGCTCACCAAAATCAAAGTCTGGGAAAAGAGTCCCAATGGGAAACTACAACCTTATTCCCTAACCGAAGGTGATGATTCACTCTTCGTTACTCCTAATCCCAAAGGAGCGGGGAAAGCAGCCTATGGTCTGGACCATACCTATGGGGTCATTTCTCGTGGCGATAGTCAATTTCTCTTGAAGTACTACGCCAAAGCTTTTCCACAAAAAAGCCAGGGAGTCTGGAATAAAATTTCCTGCTCAAAGGAATTACCATTGGAAATTGTACCGGTCTTAAAAGGAGAAGAAGTCACACTTCAAGTCAACTGGAACGGCAAACCACTGGCAGATGCCGAACTCAAAATCATTGGTCCCAAAACAAGTAGTGAATCTGTTACAGCAACCACTAATGCTGAGGGGCAATTTCAGACCAAACTCTCAAACGGTATCTACTCGATCAGAGCAAAACATACGGAACAGAAAAAAGGTGAGCATAACGGTGACAAGTACGATAGTGTCAGACACTACTCCACACTGACACTACCATATGTCTCGCTGTCAAAGAGCAACAAAACGGTTGCCACAAAATCGACTCCCGCTGTGAAGAGTAAGTACCCTCAGCTTCCCGATGCCATTTCAAGTTTCGGAGCAGCCGTCAGTGGTGACTATCTTTATGTCTATAGTGGCCACATCGGACGCGCCCATCAACATAGCGCAGAAAATCTTTCACAGAAATTCCAACGTCTGAACCTCAAACACCCCAAAGGATGGGAATCACTGCCTTTGAAAACCCCTCTGCAAGGTTTAGCAATGGCGCCACATGGCGACAGTGTTTATCGCGTGGGAGGCCTCTCTGTCACCAACAAGAAAAAAGAAGAGTCCAAGATGAACTCGATTCCTACTGTCGAACGCTATTCACCAGAAAAGAAAACCTGGGAATCAATTCCATCAATGCCTACAGGCCGATCTTCTCATGATTCTGTATTTTTAGGAGATCATTTGTACGTCGTTGGTGGCTGGACAATGCAGAACGGCATCGATTCGATCTGGCAGGAAGACATGGTAGTGCTTGATGCTTCAGCAGAGAATCCACAGTGGAAAGCCATCAAACAACCATTCCAGAGACGCGCCCTGTCTGCAGCCGCACATCAGGGAAAGATTTACGTCATGGGGGGAATCGACTCTGGTGGAGATATCAGTCATGAAGTCGACATTTACTGTCCTGAAACCGGTAAATGGTCCAAAGGACCGGAAATTCCGGGGAGTACGATGAATGGATTCGGAACGACTGCCTGGAGTATCGATGGAAACCTCTATGTCAGTGTTATGGATGGTGGAGTCTATCAGCTCGATCAGAAAAATCAGAAGTGGAAAAAAGTAAGTTCTCTTACCACACCCCGGTTTTTCCACCGTTTGCTCCCAGATGGCAATGGCGGTTTAATCGCCATCGGTGGTGCTTCTCGTAAAGGACATCTCAAATCGATTGAGCAAGTCAAATTGAATTAA
- a CDS encoding PQQ-binding-like beta-propeller repeat protein, which translates to MFNTNLKLVLTLFFGLLSSQLEGAENWSGFRGNGSNISKASKLPLKWSPQKGIRWKQTIPGYGQSSPVIWKNQVYVTSIEGPQQETCLVHAFDLSNGSHIWSKEFNASQTKKSSSMVSRAAPTPVIDEKGVYTFFESGDVVAYSHSGSKLWRRSLVKDYGKFISNHGIGNSLAQTKNHVIVLTAHDGPSYLLALDKKTGETVWKIDRESGVAWTSPVIANRAGTPEVIVSSRGTVKGYHGETGKLLWTHTGLSGNTIPSASVFGNYILIGAAMSRRNPNAEKASASNCCLKLVTIDGKPGYKVLWKAKKAVSYYCTPLAYEGCAYFVNKVGVVYCLDLETGKQHYAQRLAGPCWSSPLGAGDYIYFFTKKGLTDVIQKGPEFDILASNAIFSNPDEKSSPAKEKTNSEKPQSGGYPQLGPTVYGTAAVDQTILIRTGTELYCIGK; encoded by the coding sequence GTGTTTAACACTAATCTGAAGCTGGTACTGACTCTTTTTTTTGGTCTGCTTAGTTCACAATTAGAGGGTGCTGAAAACTGGTCTGGTTTCCGTGGTAACGGATCCAATATCTCGAAAGCAAGCAAGCTACCATTAAAATGGTCACCCCAAAAAGGCATACGCTGGAAACAGACAATACCCGGTTACGGACAATCTTCACCTGTCATTTGGAAAAACCAAGTTTATGTGACTTCGATCGAAGGGCCCCAGCAGGAAACATGCCTGGTGCATGCTTTCGATCTTTCTAACGGAAGCCATATTTGGTCGAAAGAGTTCAACGCCAGCCAAACTAAAAAATCGTCTTCAATGGTCTCTCGTGCTGCCCCGACCCCCGTCATAGATGAAAAGGGAGTTTATACCTTCTTTGAAAGTGGAGATGTTGTGGCTTACTCACATTCGGGTTCGAAACTTTGGCGTCGTTCTTTGGTGAAAGACTACGGCAAATTTATCAGTAATCATGGCATTGGCAATTCTCTCGCACAGACAAAGAACCATGTCATCGTACTGACTGCACACGATGGACCTTCTTATTTACTGGCGCTGGACAAGAAGACGGGCGAAACGGTTTGGAAAATAGATCGAGAATCGGGAGTCGCCTGGACTTCACCAGTAATTGCAAATCGAGCAGGAACCCCGGAAGTAATCGTCAGTTCCCGCGGAACCGTAAAAGGATATCACGGAGAAACAGGGAAATTACTGTGGACTCATACTGGTCTCAGTGGAAACACTATTCCTTCTGCATCAGTCTTTGGCAATTATATTTTAATTGGCGCTGCAATGAGTCGCAGGAATCCGAATGCAGAAAAAGCGAGTGCTTCGAACTGCTGTTTGAAACTTGTCACGATCGATGGAAAGCCAGGGTACAAAGTTCTCTGGAAAGCTAAAAAAGCGGTCTCTTATTATTGCACTCCTTTGGCGTATGAAGGCTGTGCTTATTTCGTCAATAAAGTGGGTGTCGTATATTGTCTCGATCTGGAAACAGGTAAACAACACTATGCACAACGACTCGCTGGTCCCTGCTGGAGTTCACCTCTCGGAGCAGGGGATTACATCTATTTTTTCACGAAAAAAGGACTAACTGATGTGATCCAGAAAGGTCCCGAATTTGACATTCTTGCATCAAACGCGATTTTCTCTAATCCCGATGAAAAATCGTCTCCTGCCAAAGAGAAAACAAATTCAGAAAAACCTCAATCAGGGGGCTATCCCCAATTAGGCCCCACTGTTTATGGAACTGCAGCTGTTGACCAAACCATTCTTATTCGGACTGGAACTGAATTGTATTGCATTGGTAAGTAG